A region from the Ciconia boyciana chromosome 1, ASM3463844v1, whole genome shotgun sequence genome encodes:
- the LOC140649357 gene encoding transmembrane protein 116-like isoform X5, with protein sequence MQQHCGAGKEPAAGPSALPTTSEGIQPPGTASRGRHLFCLGSALSAVTRRHQASAAAPSAGDAGGSESGPAWGSVPSRAVGQPRLRLWPRCRMPEPTLLSIALSQVFVLTCIYLPASLLSLLGSGSVLAVTSRRRRCCHIQLRPLFLLALADFLAAAVLLSTATIQLLPAPLFIPAYAACPYGLMLATTFYAASFLMVVVYAYEAYRTVHGWRARHVAALQERSGCLESAWQGLPYILAWLVPALTLLGQLIARGTSLTDIAPRPIEPVVPWRGNRSHETYSLYCSSCLLLIHRAQDICYKYVGRKDVGLEGKIIFFLYLLLVLSCCTLLYRRVKLWCRRNAAAPLLTLEKDGFAGRSIRSVSKVSHYFQLVFLLCWAPAFLLTLLSFTSIKPASVFVLYVATALTVSLQGFLHSLVYGWLRQNFRQEAVGKRPSLQHHRGLKAFYDESLGAVP encoded by the exons ATGCAGCAGCACTGCGGGGCTGGCAAGGAACCGGCCGCCGGCCCCTCCGCTTTGCCCACCACCAGCGAAGGGATCCAGCCCCCGGGCACAGCCTCTCGGGGAAGACACCTCTTTTGCCTCGGCTCTGCCCTCTCCGCGGTGACACGCAGGCACcaggcatctgctgctgctccttcgGCCGGGGATGCCGGAGGGAGCGAGTctggccctgcctggggctccGTGCCCTCCcgcgccgtggggcagccgaGGCTCCGGCTGTGGCCCCGCTGCAGGATGCCTGAGCCCACGCTCCTCTCAATCGCTCTCTCTCAGGTCTTCGTGCTGACGTGCATCTACCTGCCGGCCTCGCTGCTGAG CCTCCTGGGCAGTGGATCGGTCCTCGCTGTCACCTCCCGGCGGAGGCGATGCTGCCACATCCAG CTTCGCCCCCTTTTCCTCCTCGCCCTGGCAGATTTCCTGGCCGCCgctgtgctgctgagcacagccaccatccagctgctgccagccccgctcTTCATCCCAGCGTACGCTGCCTGCCCCTACGGACTGATGCTGGCCACG acCTTCTACGCGGCCTCGTTCCTGATGGTTGTTGTCTACGCGTACGAAGCCTACCGCACCGTCCACGGCTGGAGAGCCCGGCAcgtggcagctctgcag gagaggagcgGGTGCCTGGAGAGCGCGTGGCAGGGGCTGCCCTACATCCTGGCCTG GCTGGTGCCGGCGCTCACACTCCTGGGACAGCTGATCGCCCGCGGCACCTCCCTCACCGACATCGCACCCAGACCCATCGAGCCCGTCGTGCCGTGGCGAGGAAACCGCTCCCACGAGACCTACAGCCTTTACTGCTCCAG ctgcctgctcctcaTCCACCGTGCCCAGGATATCTGCTACAAG TACGTAGGTAGGAAGGACGTGGGCCTGGAGGGGAAAATCATCTTCTTCTTGTAcctgctgctggtgctcagctgctgcaCG CTCCTGTACCGCAGGGTGAAGCTCTGGTGCCGGAGGAATGCCGCGGCGCCCTTGCTGACCCTGGAGAAGGACGGCTTTGCGGGCAGGAGCATCCGCAGCGTCAGCAAAGTCTCTCACTACTTCCAGCTggttttcctgctctgctgggcgcCAG ccttcctcctcaccctcctctcCTTCACCAGTATCAAACCTGCCTCAGTCTTTGTCCTCTACGTTGCTACA GCCTTGACCGTCTCCCTCCAGGGCTTCCTGCACAGTTTGGTCTACGGCTGGCTGAGGCAAAACTTCCGTCAGGAGGCGGTGGGCAAGAGACCCTCCCTGCAGCACCACCGGGGCCTCAAGGCTTTCTACGACGAGTCCCTGGGGGCCGTTCCCTAG
- the LOC140649357 gene encoding uncharacterized protein isoform X1, giving the protein MQQHCGAGKEPAAGPSALPTTSEGIQPPGTASRGRHLFCLGSALSAVTRRHQASAAAPSAGDAGGSESGPAWGSVPSRAVGQPRLRLWPRCRMPEPTLLSIALSQVFVLTCIYLPASLLSLLGSGSVLAVTSRRRRCCHIQLRPLFLLALADFLAAAVLLSTATIQLLPAPLFIPAYAACPYGLMLATTFYAASFLMVVVYAYEAYRTVHGWRARHVAALQERSGCLESAWQGLPYILAWLVPALTLLGQLIARGTSLTDIAPRPIEPVVPWRGNRSHETYSLYCSSCLLLIHRAQDICYKYVGRKDVGLEGKIIFFLYLLLVLSCCTGEALVPEECRGALADPGEGRLCGQEHPQRQQSLSLLPAGFPALLGASLPPHPPLLHQYQTCLSLCPLRCYSLDRLPPGLPAQFGLRLAEAKLPSGGGGQETLPAAPPGPQGFLRRVPGGRSLGCHLIPVPPGCPKPQQGLHVPGSSPQPVRSRAGSLWTWPFVPGKVQARRRQRWAGFRQQWGLQWLCPGGKPTRSPRCWRQPDFPPPAPCRQQNHEQSLHRRWSTGDGTGALWKKDAPVCTTNDSAVGSSRALQAHEHSGAVGGGWWHADNLAIPRPPRN; this is encoded by the exons ATGCAGCAGCACTGCGGGGCTGGCAAGGAACCGGCCGCCGGCCCCTCCGCTTTGCCCACCACCAGCGAAGGGATCCAGCCCCCGGGCACAGCCTCTCGGGGAAGACACCTCTTTTGCCTCGGCTCTGCCCTCTCCGCGGTGACACGCAGGCACcaggcatctgctgctgctccttcgGCCGGGGATGCCGGAGGGAGCGAGTctggccctgcctggggctccGTGCCCTCCcgcgccgtggggcagccgaGGCTCCGGCTGTGGCCCCGCTGCAGGATGCCTGAGCCCACGCTCCTCTCAATCGCTCTCTCTCAGGTCTTCGTGCTGACGTGCATCTACCTGCCGGCCTCGCTGCTGAG CCTCCTGGGCAGTGGATCGGTCCTCGCTGTCACCTCCCGGCGGAGGCGATGCTGCCACATCCAG CTTCGCCCCCTTTTCCTCCTCGCCCTGGCAGATTTCCTGGCCGCCgctgtgctgctgagcacagccaccatccagctgctgccagccccgctcTTCATCCCAGCGTACGCTGCCTGCCCCTACGGACTGATGCTGGCCACG acCTTCTACGCGGCCTCGTTCCTGATGGTTGTTGTCTACGCGTACGAAGCCTACCGCACCGTCCACGGCTGGAGAGCCCGGCAcgtggcagctctgcag gagaggagcgGGTGCCTGGAGAGCGCGTGGCAGGGGCTGCCCTACATCCTGGCCTG GCTGGTGCCGGCGCTCACACTCCTGGGACAGCTGATCGCCCGCGGCACCTCCCTCACCGACATCGCACCCAGACCCATCGAGCCCGTCGTGCCGTGGCGAGGAAACCGCTCCCACGAGACCTACAGCCTTTACTGCTCCAG ctgcctgctcctcaTCCACCGTGCCCAGGATATCTGCTACAAG TACGTAGGTAGGAAGGACGTGGGCCTGGAGGGGAAAATCATCTTCTTCTTGTAcctgctgctggtgctcagctgctgcaCG GGTGAAGCTCTGGTGCCGGAGGAATGCCGCGGCGCCCTTGCTGACCCTGGAGAAGGACGGCTTTGCGGGCAGGAGCATCCGCAGCGTCAGCAAAGTCTCTCACTACTTCCAGCTggttttcctgctctgctgggcgcCAG ccttcctcctcaccctcctctcCTTCACCAGTATCAAACCTGCCTCAGTCTTTGTCCTCTACGTTGCTACA GCCTTGACCGTCTCCCTCCAGGGCTTCCTGCACAGTTTGGTCTACGGCTGGCTGAGGCAAAACTTCCGTCAGGAGGCGGTGGGCAAGAGACCCTCCCTGCAGCACCACCGGGGCCTCAAGGCTTTCTACGACGAGTCCCTGGGGGCCGTTCCCTAGGTTGCCACCTCATCCCGGTGCCTCCGGGCTGCCCCAAGCCTCAGCAGGGTTTGCACGTCCCCGGCAGTTCCCCGCAGCCCGTCCGTAGCCGGGCAGGATCTCTCTGGACTTGGCCCTTCGTGCCTGGAAAGGTTCAAGCAAGGCGCAGGCAGCGCTGGGCAGGTTTCCGACAGCAGTGGGGGCTGCAGTGGCTCTGCCCCGGTGGGAAGCCCACCCGCAGCCCTCGCTGCTGGAGGCAGCCCGACTTCCCACCGCCTGCACCCTGCAGACAGCAAAACCACGAGCAGTCGCTGCACAGGAGATGGAGCACGGGAGATGGGACAGGAGCTCTCTGGAAGAAGGATGCCCCTGTTTGCACCACGAACGACTCGGctgttggcagcagcagggctctgcaggcTCATGAGCATTCAGGTGCCGTGGGAGGAGGCTGGTGGCACGCAGACAATTTGGCAATCCCTAGACCTCCCAGGAACTGA
- the LOC140649357 gene encoding uncharacterized protein isoform X6, whose protein sequence is MQQHCGAGKEPAAGPSALPTTSEGIQPPGTASRGRHLFCLGSALSAVTRRHQASAAAPSAGDAGGSESGPAWGSVPSRAVGQPRLRLWPRCRMPEPTLLSIALSQVFVLTCIYLPASLLSLLGSGSVLAVTSRRRRCCHIQLRPLFLLALADFLAAAVLLSTATIQLLPAPLFIPAYAACPYGLMLATTFYAASFLMVVVYAYEAYRTVHGWRARHVAALQERSGCLESAWQGLPYILAWLVPALTLLGQLIARGTSLTDIAPRPIEPVVPWRGNRSHETYSLYCSSCLLLIHRAQDICYKYVGRKDVGLEGKIIFFLYLLLVLSCCTLLYRRVKLWCRRNAAAPLLTLEKDGFAGRSIRSVSKVSHYFQLVFLLCWAPAFLLTLLSFTSIKPASVFVLYVATGFLHSLVYGWLRQNFRQEAVGKRPSLQHHRGLKAFYDESLGAVP, encoded by the exons ATGCAGCAGCACTGCGGGGCTGGCAAGGAACCGGCCGCCGGCCCCTCCGCTTTGCCCACCACCAGCGAAGGGATCCAGCCCCCGGGCACAGCCTCTCGGGGAAGACACCTCTTTTGCCTCGGCTCTGCCCTCTCCGCGGTGACACGCAGGCACcaggcatctgctgctgctccttcgGCCGGGGATGCCGGAGGGAGCGAGTctggccctgcctggggctccGTGCCCTCCcgcgccgtggggcagccgaGGCTCCGGCTGTGGCCCCGCTGCAGGATGCCTGAGCCCACGCTCCTCTCAATCGCTCTCTCTCAGGTCTTCGTGCTGACGTGCATCTACCTGCCGGCCTCGCTGCTGAG CCTCCTGGGCAGTGGATCGGTCCTCGCTGTCACCTCCCGGCGGAGGCGATGCTGCCACATCCAG CTTCGCCCCCTTTTCCTCCTCGCCCTGGCAGATTTCCTGGCCGCCgctgtgctgctgagcacagccaccatccagctgctgccagccccgctcTTCATCCCAGCGTACGCTGCCTGCCCCTACGGACTGATGCTGGCCACG acCTTCTACGCGGCCTCGTTCCTGATGGTTGTTGTCTACGCGTACGAAGCCTACCGCACCGTCCACGGCTGGAGAGCCCGGCAcgtggcagctctgcag gagaggagcgGGTGCCTGGAGAGCGCGTGGCAGGGGCTGCCCTACATCCTGGCCTG GCTGGTGCCGGCGCTCACACTCCTGGGACAGCTGATCGCCCGCGGCACCTCCCTCACCGACATCGCACCCAGACCCATCGAGCCCGTCGTGCCGTGGCGAGGAAACCGCTCCCACGAGACCTACAGCCTTTACTGCTCCAG ctgcctgctcctcaTCCACCGTGCCCAGGATATCTGCTACAAG TACGTAGGTAGGAAGGACGTGGGCCTGGAGGGGAAAATCATCTTCTTCTTGTAcctgctgctggtgctcagctgctgcaCG CTCCTGTACCGCAGGGTGAAGCTCTGGTGCCGGAGGAATGCCGCGGCGCCCTTGCTGACCCTGGAGAAGGACGGCTTTGCGGGCAGGAGCATCCGCAGCGTCAGCAAAGTCTCTCACTACTTCCAGCTggttttcctgctctgctgggcgcCAG ccttcctcctcaccctcctctcCTTCACCAGTATCAAACCTGCCTCAGTCTTTGTCCTCTACGTTGCTACA GGCTTCCTGCACAGTTTGGTCTACGGCTGGCTGAGGCAAAACTTCCGTCAGGAGGCGGTGGGCAAGAGACCCTCCCTGCAGCACCACCGGGGCCTCAAGGCTTTCTACGACGAGTCCCTGGGGGCCGTTCCCTAG
- the LOC140649357 gene encoding uncharacterized protein isoform X4, with the protein MLPHPDFLAAAVLLSTATIQLLPAPLFIPAYAACPYGLMLATTFYAASFLMVVVYAYEAYRTVHGWRARHVAALQERSGCLESAWQGLPYILAWLVPALTLLGQLIARGTSLTDIAPRPIEPVVPWRGNRSHETYSLYCSSCLLLIHRAQDICYKYVGRKDVGLEGKIIFFLYLLLVLSCCTGEALVPEECRGALADPGEGRLCGQEHPQRQQSLSLLPAGFPALLGASLPPHPPLLHQYQTCLSLCPLRCYSLDRLPPGLPAQFGLRLAEAKLPSGGGGQETLPAAPPGPQGFLRRVPGGRSLGCHLIPVPPGCPKPQQGLHVPGSSPQPVRSRAGSLWTWPFVPGKVQARRRQRWAGFRQQWGLQWLCPGGKPTRSPRCWRQPDFPPPAPCRQQNHEQSLHRRWSTGDGTGALWKKDAPVCTTNDSAVGSSRALQAHEHSGAVGGGWWHADNLAIPRPPRN; encoded by the exons ATGCTGCCACATCCAG ATTTCCTGGCCGCCgctgtgctgctgagcacagccaccatccagctgctgccagccccgctcTTCATCCCAGCGTACGCTGCCTGCCCCTACGGACTGATGCTGGCCACG acCTTCTACGCGGCCTCGTTCCTGATGGTTGTTGTCTACGCGTACGAAGCCTACCGCACCGTCCACGGCTGGAGAGCCCGGCAcgtggcagctctgcag gagaggagcgGGTGCCTGGAGAGCGCGTGGCAGGGGCTGCCCTACATCCTGGCCTG GCTGGTGCCGGCGCTCACACTCCTGGGACAGCTGATCGCCCGCGGCACCTCCCTCACCGACATCGCACCCAGACCCATCGAGCCCGTCGTGCCGTGGCGAGGAAACCGCTCCCACGAGACCTACAGCCTTTACTGCTCCAG ctgcctgctcctcaTCCACCGTGCCCAGGATATCTGCTACAAG TACGTAGGTAGGAAGGACGTGGGCCTGGAGGGGAAAATCATCTTCTTCTTGTAcctgctgctggtgctcagctgctgcaCG GGTGAAGCTCTGGTGCCGGAGGAATGCCGCGGCGCCCTTGCTGACCCTGGAGAAGGACGGCTTTGCGGGCAGGAGCATCCGCAGCGTCAGCAAAGTCTCTCACTACTTCCAGCTggttttcctgctctgctgggcgcCAG ccttcctcctcaccctcctctcCTTCACCAGTATCAAACCTGCCTCAGTCTTTGTCCTCTACGTTGCTACA GCCTTGACCGTCTCCCTCCAGGGCTTCCTGCACAGTTTGGTCTACGGCTGGCTGAGGCAAAACTTCCGTCAGGAGGCGGTGGGCAAGAGACCCTCCCTGCAGCACCACCGGGGCCTCAAGGCTTTCTACGACGAGTCCCTGGGGGCCGTTCCCTAGGTTGCCACCTCATCCCGGTGCCTCCGGGCTGCCCCAAGCCTCAGCAGGGTTTGCACGTCCCCGGCAGTTCCCCGCAGCCCGTCCGTAGCCGGGCAGGATCTCTCTGGACTTGGCCCTTCGTGCCTGGAAAGGTTCAAGCAAGGCGCAGGCAGCGCTGGGCAGGTTTCCGACAGCAGTGGGGGCTGCAGTGGCTCTGCCCCGGTGGGAAGCCCACCCGCAGCCCTCGCTGCTGGAGGCAGCCCGACTTCCCACCGCCTGCACCCTGCAGACAGCAAAACCACGAGCAGTCGCTGCACAGGAGATGGAGCACGGGAGATGGGACAGGAGCTCTCTGGAAGAAGGATGCCCCTGTTTGCACCACGAACGACTCGGctgttggcagcagcagggctctgcaggcTCATGAGCATTCAGGTGCCGTGGGAGGAGGCTGGTGGCACGCAGACAATTTGGCAATCCCTAGACCTCCCAGGAACTGA
- the LOC140649357 gene encoding uncharacterized protein isoform X3, whose protein sequence is MANEEEHPSALSDNQVFVLTCIYLPASLLSLLGSGSVLAVTSRRRRCCHIQLRPLFLLALADFLAAAVLLSTATIQLLPAPLFIPAYAACPYGLMLATTFYAASFLMVVVYAYEAYRTVHGWRARHVAALQERSGCLESAWQGLPYILAWLVPALTLLGQLIARGTSLTDIAPRPIEPVVPWRGNRSHETYSLYCSSCLLLIHRAQDICYKYVGRKDVGLEGKIIFFLYLLLVLSCCTGEALVPEECRGALADPGEGRLCGQEHPQRQQSLSLLPAGFPALLGASLPPHPPLLHQYQTCLSLCPLRCYSLDRLPPGLPAQFGLRLAEAKLPSGGGGQETLPAAPPGPQGFLRRVPGGRSLGCHLIPVPPGCPKPQQGLHVPGSSPQPVRSRAGSLWTWPFVPGKVQARRRQRWAGFRQQWGLQWLCPGGKPTRSPRCWRQPDFPPPAPCRQQNHEQSLHRRWSTGDGTGALWKKDAPVCTTNDSAVGSSRALQAHEHSGAVGGGWWHADNLAIPRPPRN, encoded by the exons ATGGCGAACGAGGAGGAACACCCGTCGGCTCTCTCGGATAACCAG GTCTTCGTGCTGACGTGCATCTACCTGCCGGCCTCGCTGCTGAG CCTCCTGGGCAGTGGATCGGTCCTCGCTGTCACCTCCCGGCGGAGGCGATGCTGCCACATCCAG CTTCGCCCCCTTTTCCTCCTCGCCCTGGCAGATTTCCTGGCCGCCgctgtgctgctgagcacagccaccatccagctgctgccagccccgctcTTCATCCCAGCGTACGCTGCCTGCCCCTACGGACTGATGCTGGCCACG acCTTCTACGCGGCCTCGTTCCTGATGGTTGTTGTCTACGCGTACGAAGCCTACCGCACCGTCCACGGCTGGAGAGCCCGGCAcgtggcagctctgcag gagaggagcgGGTGCCTGGAGAGCGCGTGGCAGGGGCTGCCCTACATCCTGGCCTG GCTGGTGCCGGCGCTCACACTCCTGGGACAGCTGATCGCCCGCGGCACCTCCCTCACCGACATCGCACCCAGACCCATCGAGCCCGTCGTGCCGTGGCGAGGAAACCGCTCCCACGAGACCTACAGCCTTTACTGCTCCAG ctgcctgctcctcaTCCACCGTGCCCAGGATATCTGCTACAAG TACGTAGGTAGGAAGGACGTGGGCCTGGAGGGGAAAATCATCTTCTTCTTGTAcctgctgctggtgctcagctgctgcaCG GGTGAAGCTCTGGTGCCGGAGGAATGCCGCGGCGCCCTTGCTGACCCTGGAGAAGGACGGCTTTGCGGGCAGGAGCATCCGCAGCGTCAGCAAAGTCTCTCACTACTTCCAGCTggttttcctgctctgctgggcgcCAG ccttcctcctcaccctcctctcCTTCACCAGTATCAAACCTGCCTCAGTCTTTGTCCTCTACGTTGCTACA GCCTTGACCGTCTCCCTCCAGGGCTTCCTGCACAGTTTGGTCTACGGCTGGCTGAGGCAAAACTTCCGTCAGGAGGCGGTGGGCAAGAGACCCTCCCTGCAGCACCACCGGGGCCTCAAGGCTTTCTACGACGAGTCCCTGGGGGCCGTTCCCTAGGTTGCCACCTCATCCCGGTGCCTCCGGGCTGCCCCAAGCCTCAGCAGGGTTTGCACGTCCCCGGCAGTTCCCCGCAGCCCGTCCGTAGCCGGGCAGGATCTCTCTGGACTTGGCCCTTCGTGCCTGGAAAGGTTCAAGCAAGGCGCAGGCAGCGCTGGGCAGGTTTCCGACAGCAGTGGGGGCTGCAGTGGCTCTGCCCCGGTGGGAAGCCCACCCGCAGCCCTCGCTGCTGGAGGCAGCCCGACTTCCCACCGCCTGCACCCTGCAGACAGCAAAACCACGAGCAGTCGCTGCACAGGAGATGGAGCACGGGAGATGGGACAGGAGCTCTCTGGAAGAAGGATGCCCCTGTTTGCACCACGAACGACTCGGctgttggcagcagcagggctctgcaggcTCATGAGCATTCAGGTGCCGTGGGAGGAGGCTGGTGGCACGCAGACAATTTGGCAATCCCTAGACCTCCCAGGAACTGA
- the LOC140649357 gene encoding uncharacterized protein isoform X2 — translation MQQHCGAGKEPAAGPSALPTTSEGIQPPGTASRGRHLFCLGSALSAVTRRHQASAAAPSAGDAGGSESGPAWGSVPSRAVGQPRLRLWPRCRMPEPTLLSIALSQVFVLTCIYLPASLLSLLGSGSVLAVTSRRRRCCHIQLRPLFLLALADFLAAAVLLSTATIQLLPAPLFIPAYAACPYGLMLATTFYAASFLMVVVYAYEAYRTVHGWRARHVAALQERSGCLESAWQGLPYILAWLVPALTLLGQLIARGTSLTDIAPRPIEPVVPWRGNRSHETYSLYCSSCLLLIHRAQDICYKYVGRKDVGLEGKIIFFLYLLLVLSCCTGEALVPEECRGALADPGEGRLCGQEHPQRQQSLSLLPAGFPALLGASLPPHPPLLHQYQTCLSLCPLRCYRLPAQFGLRLAEAKLPSGGGGQETLPAAPPGPQGFLRRVPGGRSLGCHLIPVPPGCPKPQQGLHVPGSSPQPVRSRAGSLWTWPFVPGKVQARRRQRWAGFRQQWGLQWLCPGGKPTRSPRCWRQPDFPPPAPCRQQNHEQSLHRRWSTGDGTGALWKKDAPVCTTNDSAVGSSRALQAHEHSGAVGGGWWHADNLAIPRPPRN, via the exons ATGCAGCAGCACTGCGGGGCTGGCAAGGAACCGGCCGCCGGCCCCTCCGCTTTGCCCACCACCAGCGAAGGGATCCAGCCCCCGGGCACAGCCTCTCGGGGAAGACACCTCTTTTGCCTCGGCTCTGCCCTCTCCGCGGTGACACGCAGGCACcaggcatctgctgctgctccttcgGCCGGGGATGCCGGAGGGAGCGAGTctggccctgcctggggctccGTGCCCTCCcgcgccgtggggcagccgaGGCTCCGGCTGTGGCCCCGCTGCAGGATGCCTGAGCCCACGCTCCTCTCAATCGCTCTCTCTCAGGTCTTCGTGCTGACGTGCATCTACCTGCCGGCCTCGCTGCTGAG CCTCCTGGGCAGTGGATCGGTCCTCGCTGTCACCTCCCGGCGGAGGCGATGCTGCCACATCCAG CTTCGCCCCCTTTTCCTCCTCGCCCTGGCAGATTTCCTGGCCGCCgctgtgctgctgagcacagccaccatccagctgctgccagccccgctcTTCATCCCAGCGTACGCTGCCTGCCCCTACGGACTGATGCTGGCCACG acCTTCTACGCGGCCTCGTTCCTGATGGTTGTTGTCTACGCGTACGAAGCCTACCGCACCGTCCACGGCTGGAGAGCCCGGCAcgtggcagctctgcag gagaggagcgGGTGCCTGGAGAGCGCGTGGCAGGGGCTGCCCTACATCCTGGCCTG GCTGGTGCCGGCGCTCACACTCCTGGGACAGCTGATCGCCCGCGGCACCTCCCTCACCGACATCGCACCCAGACCCATCGAGCCCGTCGTGCCGTGGCGAGGAAACCGCTCCCACGAGACCTACAGCCTTTACTGCTCCAG ctgcctgctcctcaTCCACCGTGCCCAGGATATCTGCTACAAG TACGTAGGTAGGAAGGACGTGGGCCTGGAGGGGAAAATCATCTTCTTCTTGTAcctgctgctggtgctcagctgctgcaCG GGTGAAGCTCTGGTGCCGGAGGAATGCCGCGGCGCCCTTGCTGACCCTGGAGAAGGACGGCTTTGCGGGCAGGAGCATCCGCAGCGTCAGCAAAGTCTCTCACTACTTCCAGCTggttttcctgctctgctgggcgcCAG ccttcctcctcaccctcctctcCTTCACCAGTATCAAACCTGCCTCAGTCTTTGTCCTCTACGTTGCTACA GGCTTCCTGCACAGTTTGGTCTACGGCTGGCTGAGGCAAAACTTCCGTCAGGAGGCGGTGGGCAAGAGACCCTCCCTGCAGCACCACCGGGGCCTCAAGGCTTTCTACGACGAGTCCCTGGGGGCCGTTCCCTAGGTTGCCACCTCATCCCGGTGCCTCCGGGCTGCCCCAAGCCTCAGCAGGGTTTGCACGTCCCCGGCAGTTCCCCGCAGCCCGTCCGTAGCCGGGCAGGATCTCTCTGGACTTGGCCCTTCGTGCCTGGAAAGGTTCAAGCAAGGCGCAGGCAGCGCTGGGCAGGTTTCCGACAGCAGTGGGGGCTGCAGTGGCTCTGCCCCGGTGGGAAGCCCACCCGCAGCCCTCGCTGCTGGAGGCAGCCCGACTTCCCACCGCCTGCACCCTGCAGACAGCAAAACCACGAGCAGTCGCTGCACAGGAGATGGAGCACGGGAGATGGGACAGGAGCTCTCTGGAAGAAGGATGCCCCTGTTTGCACCACGAACGACTCGGctgttggcagcagcagggctctgcaggcTCATGAGCATTCAGGTGCCGTGGGAGGAGGCTGGTGGCACGCAGACAATTTGGCAATCCCTAGACCTCCCAGGAACTGA